The nucleotide window AGTTGAGCTGTGATTCTCTACTACTGTCTTCACCAAACGATATTAACATAGGAATCAGAAAGGCAAGATGGCTCAAGGTGCTATTATAGCGTTCTATATCAAACCTTTGGAAGTGCCTGCTTGTTGGTTTGACCATAGTACcaatttaactttttcttcatctttgacCCACCTGTTTATTGTCTttacattgatttatttatgttatccataatgtatttattacttctatgtttaattgtgtttttttttttatcttgcttttgttttttactgtgaagcactttgtgatgtCAAACATAGAAAGGTGCGATAAAGAtaaactttactttacaaagCATACGTGGAAAATGAGAGATTGCAAAGAAAGACATGGAAAAACACCCCAGCTTTGCACATAGAGGCCTGGCAGCATGTAGAAAAAGATCAGGTTAGAACGCTTTAGGACAACTAAATGGATTGTTGTTTTCTTAACTGCTGTTTTCAAAGAATGAACTTTGAACCACAGCTTTTAAGCCCACATGGATGAGAAGTCTTACAAATGCTCAGACATGTTTATAATTCCACGACTGGGTAACTCCATCTGCTGGTGAAGATCATGTGATACTATTGAAAGCCCCAGGACAACCACTAAATGGACCTTGTGGTGGGATTGCTTCCTTTACTGTAATAACTGTTTTTCATATGTTGTTAAAATGGGATCATAACTCATGTTGTTCCAAAGAATGTGTTCTggtgtacagtccctgacaaaagtcttgtcgcttgtgtacaaatggacctgaagtgccgctgaaatgtatttctaatcaagattcatttacaagaaatggctcatttcaatcccaacagcttttgtaataatgtttcagtgcaaaaagaaactgtcaaaaagtattctaatattcacagcttggtaaagcccattgagtcaatttttgcaaagacataagtgttgtcaccttgtcatatgagcttcacctgtgaattaggtctcaggtgtgtataaaaacaaccccagtacacacactagaccttcacatcaactgcaactagacctctgcaaacatgcctaagattcaccctgagactaaagttttgattatcaagaggctgaagaccagatccactgctgatgtggcagacaccttcagtgtgtctcagcgtcaagtacagaggattaaaaaaacatctgaagacactggagatgtttttgacaagcccaggtcaggcagaccccgcaagacaactgctcgagaggaccgtttgttggctcgaaaatccaaggccagcccattttccactgcagcagagctccaccagacctggtcccctgaagtctctgtgtcaaccagaacggtttgttggattctgtcttgaaatggcctccatggtcgaatcagtgcccaaagccagcactaaacaaaagacaattgaaaaacgtgtggcatttaccaaggcccacagcctgctaaaggatggacgctggagaagtggaagaaagtggatttttcagatgaatcttctgttgaattacaccacattTTGCCGCAagtattgcaggagacctactggagcccgcatggatccaagattcacccagaaacagtgaagtttggtggcggaaaaatcatggtctggggttacatccagtatggggtgtgcgagagatctgcagggtggaaggcaacatcaatagtctcaaataccaagaaatctttgctacctcttatatttccaaccataaaagaggccaaattctgcagcaggatggtgctccatcgcatacttccatctccaattcaaagttcctcaaggcgaagaagatcaagatgctccaggattggccggcccagtcaccagacatgaacatcattgagcatgtggggtaggatgaaagaggaagcatggaagaccagaccaaagaatattgatgaactctgggaggcatgcaagactgctttcctagctattcctgatgacttcatcaatacattgtatgaatccttgccaaaccgcatggatgcagtccttcaagctcatggaagtcatacaagatattaaatttgaatctcacagcaccgctatttaatttgctgacatattttagtatttgtagtaaatttgttcaatttatgcaaaggcgacaaaacttttgtcttgccaaaatttgacctttctgtcttgtttaaataataaatctttttttttagagaaactaatttatttcagtgcattgaacatcattttggagggttttagcttttcatatgagctatttcttacaccattgattaattaataggttaatagcaggtgtttctacaaaatagataagcgacaagacttttgtcagggactgtatacaTAGGCCACTGTGATTTTGTGAAGATAGAGCTATGTATGCATCATTAGTGTTGAAGGATGATAAACAGCATATATAAATCTTGATTACAATTATTTACTTATTATTGGGAAACCTGTTGCTTAAACAGAATAAAAACGTATGTTTTAAAAGCGCTCATTTCATAAGCTCACATTTAGAAGCTTTAACACAACATTGGCTAGTGTTTTTCATATGTTGGAATATTAGAACTCAAATAGacttaaaatgtctaattttCCATTGAAAAGGGGGGCCTGAAACCTCATGGAAAATATATATTCAAAGCCTCTATTTAAATATTGGAATGTCCAATTCAAAAATCTGGTGTTGtgattgtgtgaatgtgtgaatgtgatttGCAACATAAAGTTGATTTAAGCAAAAGGTGACCGTGGTGAGCTCTGCCTGTCACATCATCAAAGCCAGTAAAGGGGGATGATCTAAAAACCATCAACATCagcatttattttttggaaatcttgttgctgtttaatttgaatgaaaTAGAATATAGCTAAAAACTATGAACACAATGAAcacaaaaatgataaaaaatgaacacaattcATGAATTATTTAATGGGAAAATTAACTAAAAGTGAGCAGAGCTGCAGCCCTGTCAGTTTAAGCTCGGCTTAACTTACTCACATGCATCTTATTGTTCATCAATAACACATAGGACCTCTAAATCAGCTTGAACTTTTTTGGTTGAAAGTGTGTGCCAGCAGTAAACACTTCTGTGATCTCTCTCCACTAACAGGTATCCCCAAGTGTCCGCTGCAGCTCCAACAACTCCTCCCACTCCTCCCTGTCATCACCACAGGAGAAACACCCTCCTCTCTGTGGAGCTGCACCTCTGACTGACTTTTCACAGTCCGATGCCCCGACAGGACTCAGCGGTCATGGCCGGCAGTCTGACCCGCCAAGGCTCCCCGAGCCCCGGCTACAGCTCCAACAACGCGGCCCCGGTGCCGGCCATCACACAGACGGACTCCAGGGACAAATGGAGCAAAAAGATGGATTTTCTCTTGTCTGTCATTGGCTTTGCGGTGGACCTGGGAAATGTTTGGAGATTTCCGTACGTATGTTATCAAAACGGTGGCGGTAAGTAGTTTAGAGATTTTAAACCAGGACAATCCAGCTTCATTTCATACATTAGGATTTGTGTAACTTGACGTCTAATGTAAGAAGCCACTTTGCAAACACTTTTCAATCGATTCAATCTCTCTGGCTTTGAATTATTCAAAGGACAGGCTGAAGCTTCGCATCTGGCAGCAgaaactgtccatggtgctgaagtgCGCATCTGTAGCCTTCTCAACACTAAAAAGTTTTCTTTAACACTTTTCCTAAGACATAGCCCGTGTTTAGCCTACTTTTCTTTGGTcacttttcaaacatttttttttttttacaatacatgAGATTTACAAATTCAAACGTTTTATGACgctttatttccattttttaaatacCCTTTTTATCTGATCGGATCAGAcattacgttttttttgtttggaaaaGGTTATGCTCTTAGTTCTACTTTAACATCAGCAACTACAGTCGGTTACATTACAGCAACCAATCCGGTTGTAAAGCAAAGGCAAGTTTAATTATACACACACCCTCCAACATGGAAATTCAAAGTGACGCAGACAAGACATAAAACGGTATTAAGACcagatttaaaatacaattaaaaacacagaccAAGATTGGAAAATAATGAAGAtaaagaagattaaaaaaaagattttgtgtgTGAATATCCATGTTCAAATAAAGATTTTGATACTTGTAAATCCCTATTTATCCCATAACATACCCTTTAGCTTAATTAGCCGATGTAAAAACGAAGCCAATGAGAAgtctatttttttcaaatttccatttattttttcattttgtgattcTTAAGTCATTATTCTTGACTTCATAAATGCCCTCACCTTGTCATTACACACCAGACAGACTAACAGTCATCAAGACCTTCATTTAAAAACCCTACATAACGTGTCCCCTCATGCATCTCTGTCCAGGTGCTTTCCTTATTCCCTACATTTTGATGGCCATCTTTGGTGGTGTGCCCCTCTTTTACATGGAGCTGGCACTTGGGCAGTTCCACAGAACCGGAGCCATATCCATATGGAAACACATCTGTCCCATTTTCAAAGGTGAGGCCTCACACTGCGCTGCTCAACAGCAGACATTCAGATAGTTACCTTGGGTAATCTGTGACTCAGTGATAGGGTTTTCATTTGAATCTTCTATCTCTATGTTgttcaaaagtaattttatcACTGTAAATGTATCCCCCAGTGACTCATTATAGAGACATTTCCCAAGTGActtcctcctcttctgtttCAGGTATAGGATATGCCATTTGTATCATCGCCCTGTATGTGTCCTTCTACTACAACACCATCATTGCCTGGGCCctcttctacttctactcctctTTCTCAACCATCTTGCCTTGGACAAACTGCGACAATGTGTGGAACACCCCCGACTGCACCAACTATTTTGGCATTGACAACGTCACCTGGACAAATTCCTCAAAGTCTCCGGCAGAGGAATTTTACACGTAAGTGCATGTAAGTGTGAGTAACAAAAACCACATATATAAATAGCTTTTACAGTAATACTCTACACAAATATTGTCGGCTAGTGATGTAGTACGGGAAATGTTGTCTTGCATGCTGAAACTgtggatgcatgtctttttatCATTACAGGAGGAATGTCCTTGAGATCCACAAGTCATCAGGGCTGAGAAACGTCGGGGGTGTTCGCTGGCAGCTGATGCTCTgcctttttctcattttcaccATTGTTTACTTCAGCCTCTGGAAGGGCGTGAAGACTTCAGGGAAGGTAACACACTGCAGCTGCTTCATTACCATCATAGTGTagaaaataatgtgtttcttCCTTACTTTAATCATACTTCTATGACTTAATTTATCTCTTTTCTTCCACACCAGGTTGTGTGGGTGACCGCCACCTTGCCCTACATAGTGCTTTTCATCCTGCTAATTCGAGGCGCCACTCTGCCAGGAGCCTGGAGAGGTGTGGTGTTTTACCTGAAACCCCAGTGGGGGAAGCTGCTGGAGACCAGTGTGAGTTGTACAAAGTTGGCCAGTCAGCTGGTTtgtcagaaaaggttacaattCACTCTTCTCtaacaaaaaaagcacaatCATACATCATATGTTTGGTCCCTTGAGAATGACGTTCTCTTAATTTAAAAGATCCATATCAAAGCAAAATTCAATTCAACAGTGTTGAAAAGGTGCTCAAACCTTATGATTGATGATGAGAAAGAAGATGAAGACAGAAAAGCTTAAATACATGAAGATAATAAACTGAGGACTCTTAGTTTGCACCTGGTAATGTGGAATGATTCATCACTACATTCTGGTTTCACAACCAAGAAATGTTGCTTCAtagtttttctgttattttattccATATGTTTAATTTGACCTattatttttcctttatttatttttatgtatttcaacAGATGTGGACATGTTTTTTCAAAGCATATATTATCCTTAACAGATATAATCTCTTTTGTCCACCATTTCTTTCAGAGAAGTTTGTATATTGGTTCATGAAATACAAAAATTGAATGAAATGCCCCATTTCACTCTGAATAACTTCCCAAAAGGACTTTAACTCTGGGAAAGAACAGAGGATATGACTAAGATGTGTTTCTCCACTGTCCTGCCAACATTTAGGGATTCCTGAATTTTGTTTAACTTGTTGCACTGatgtaataatacatttagATTGTCTAATCATGAGAGGCAGTAGTTTAATATTTACCTCCATTCCTTTTGAGCCACTAAATCCATGAGAATCTgcctatatatattttttatttagatcTATGAAACATTCTAATTTTCCTCTCCAGCTCACTGCGGTTGTTTGCTAAACATGTGTGAGTGCTTTAGTTGGAAGAGAATATGGATGAGACGAAATGAGATGCATAAATAAGCCACAGAGCAGGATAATAAGATGCATAATTGGTTTAGATTTTCTGCCCATTAACAAAGGCCTCCCTTTCTGTCTCCCTCACCAATGTCCAACGCTGCCCTCTTCTTTTTAATGCCGAATGCGTGCTGCTCTTTAGATCTCCCTGCGTACAGCTGGGCGACAACTAGATTTCTACACGACTGACACCACACATTTTCTGCTTGGCAAATTATACAAAAggatcaaataaataaaaatctaataaaaaggggaatttgaagatatttatttcatttggagggTGACTTAAATCACTGAAAGGAAAGACCTGGCAGAAACCGGTTCCAATCTGTGTACGAAATACTCTATTTTGCATGCTGTTAAATACAACAGCGACCTCAAGCCTCCCAGAACGTGAAGTCTTAGAAATAATGTCTGTAATGTTCTTTCTTTTCTAGGTTTGGGTGGATGCTGCTGCTCAGATATTCTTCTCATTGGGGCCCGGGTTTGGGGTTCTCCTGGCCCTCTCCAGCTACAACCCTTTCACAAATAACTGCTATCGGTAAGAGCTAAGCTGTAATGTagacccccccccaaccccaaacACTGAGTCATTTGGACCTACATTTGTGGTTTGAACACAGTTTAATAACCTGCTGTTGGATTTAATGATTGCGTTTAATAACTTAAGTGCACAGTGCATGGTCAGAACTCTGAGAGCAGCTGTGGGATTTATGCTCATGCATTAAATGAGACAGTGTGGTCGAGACAATGTTATTAGAGACATGAGTGGTAAATACTACATGCTGGTTATAAATGCCACGCTGTACACAGCAGATTAAGCTGTACAATATGACTAACAGTGGGTGAGTGTCTGATGTGATTAGTAGAGCAGAGTGGCATTGGAAGGAATACACGGATCATGAACCAATGCTGCCGTTTCCTGAACCATCAAACATatttcaaccacacacacacacgcacacacacacacacacacacacacacacacacacacacacacacacacacacacacacacacacacacaacacatatgtTTATACTTCCAGACTTCCAGACCCATTCCAGATTTAGCTTTTCAATTtagtttttgattaaaaaaatatagtgtATATGCATTATTTGCCATTCAATTGTCTTCTTTATAACATTAGAAAGGTAATTTCCAATTGCAAAATACCTGGCAAACCAATTCTGGCTcaaaacattaattaaaaaagaaatactaacCGGAAGTCCTTTGGGAGCGTGAGTTGTAAAGCggatgtttatttatttatttaaaacacttaatGAATAATTCTGTCGAGGCTGCCTGCAAATGGAAGATTTTCCTTTACTAAAAGCCTTCTGCCAATTGACGCTTGTTTATTAATCCAAAGACAGATCTCTAATGAACACACAGCAAACTTCAGTAGGGGCAGTGTTGTGAGATGGCTAGTTGCTAGCCAGGAGCAGCATTAATGTGTCAGacaagagagagacaagagaaaaTATAAAGGACTTCATCAAACAAAGGTCAGAAGGGTCAGCAATGTGTTGAACAGctttcagctcagacagcaAGAAAGACTAGGTTTAAAGAAGAATTTTATGAATGACGATTATTATGCTGCAGATCCTTGACCAGGGTTTAATTTCTTCCTCAACAGTGACGCTATTGTGACAAGTTTGGTGAACTGTCTGACCAGCTTCGTGTCAGGGTTTGTGATCTTCACGGTGCTGGGCTACATGGCAGAGATGAggaaggtggaggtggaggatgTAGCCAAGGATAAAGGTCGGCAAAttagtttaatatttaaaatcaccAGAAGACTCTTGGTTAGAAATCAAATGCTTACCCTAATCTCTTCACATTCAATATTGTCATGCTTTCAGGGCCAAGTTTACTCTTCATAACATACCCAGAAGCCATTGCAAACATGATGGGCTCAACCTTTTTTGCAATCATCTTTTTTGTGATGATGATTACGCTGGGACTGGACAGCACGGTAAGAACTGGGAACTTTGGATGTACATGGTGTCCACACGGTcactttatgtacagtatagcaGAAAACTATTCAGCTGTATGCAATGTTGTCGTGATGACCATTTTACTGACAAAAAAGCATTTACACGAATTGAATGGCTTTAATATCACTAcgatataataatgtatattttaaactTTCTTACAATAACAGCgttctctgtgtgtttcagtttggtGGGCTGGAGGCGATCATCACTGCTGTGTTGGACGAATACCCAGATCATCTTGCCCACAGACGTGAACTTTTTGTTCTGGGCTTGGTAGTTGTCTGCTTTTTGGGCTCTCTGAGCACTCTTACAAATGTAAGTTcttcacattttaaattagtTGAACCAAAGAGAACAACCCCTTGTTAGCTCAATCAATCACATTTACAGTAAGGTTTGGGGGGTTATGGATACATTGTGGTGaattaaaaagtgacatttgcAGTTTGATGATGGATTATGTAAATAGTCAGTGTACAATGTTATTGACAGGGTGGTGCCTATGTGGTGAAGCTGCTGGAGGAATTCGGAGTAGGATGCTCCATTATTGCTGTGGGTTTCCTTGAGGTCATTGCGGTTTCCTGGTTCTACGGTAAACAAGAGATTATGATCGACTGACTGGTATTCAGTGGCTGTTATCTGCAGTGTCAAATGATGACCCTCAATAATCAAATACATTGTTAGCGTATCAAAAACAAATAACTGCATCGCATGTCCATTTTGTTGCTTTCAGGCATCAAACGATTTAGCAATGATGTTCAGTCCATGCTGGGCAAATCTCCAGGATTATTCTGGAAGGTGTGCTGGGTTGCCATCAGTCCAGCATTTCTAGCGGTAAGTTATAAAATATTCTGAACCTTACAACAAGTGGAGCTAAATGTCCATAATGCTGACAATTACTGAGATTATATAAAAAGACAATATAAGTAATACCCACCCTGTAGTCCTTAAATAAGATCAAATAAGCATAATTCCTTTAAGTCATCCAGAGACCAATGGACAAAAGTGGACCAGGACAAAACAAGCTGTGTAACATCAAAAGACTACTGGACCAATGGCCTTTGAAGACCTAACAACTGACCCCCGCTCTGTAGATTAAACCCTCCACTAAATGTAATATCTTTATCAAGCTCAAGCAAATGTCAATTTCCCTTCTTAACATATAGTTTAATATCCTTGTCTCTTATTTGAATCCATCTTTCTggttgtcttcctgttgaaaTTTTGCCTTATTGCACAAATTATTAAGATCAAAACATTGTGTGGAAGTGTGACAGATATATTACCTTTCCCCAATTCTATGTTTGAATACAAAAGTTACATTTACATATGAAAATCTTCAATATGGAAATGTTATGTATCCCATCTCTTCTCAGTATATTATAGTGAGCTCCTTGCTGAAAGCACCGCCCCTCACACTGTTTGACTATAAGTACCCTGACTGGAGCATCACAGTGGGATACATGATTGGCTTCTCATCCTTCATGTGGATCCCCATCTACATGGTCTACAAGCTGGTGTGGACCCCAGGATCTCTCAAACAGGTCAGTGtgcaaaatgttgaaaacatgAACTGCTCTGacacattttccttttatttaacTTCTGACAGTCTGGTTTTCCACAGAGGTTGGCGGTTTGTCTCAGACCAGAGAGGACCATACCAGACATCCACGCTGACAACCTCAACATGGTTATTGTGCcatagaaagaaaaacaccttaacacaagaagaaaaaaaaaaagtgtagtttcTATTCAAACCACAGTTTTAGGTTATTATTTGTGACTGAACCAGAACATCTGACATCATGACTGTTACCTGCTGATGATGTCCACCATGTCAACTTTCACTGCGCATGCACACTCTGTAAAATGGTAAATGCTGCTAAGCTCGTAATTTAGGAGGAACTGAGATAGCAATACTCATACCTTACCGTAGTAGCTTCACCGGTTGCCATTTTCAAGTGTTGCATTCGTGCGGTTGTAGGAGCCAGTAGCGATTACTTAAACTTAATGTTCTGCTTTTCCCCTTAATCAGCTTAATCAGCTCAGAACAATATGccaaggaaaataaaaacatgtatttccATATGTAACATTCAGCACATTATTTTTATTGCATGGGGCCATTTTCTCTTGTTAAGTTGCAtattttttgtagtttgtaAAAGTTAAATGAAACAATGGAAGTGTTGCACTTTGAGCAACAATGAGGTTAGTACAGTTTTGGCAGCAGTGTTTTGCATGTAATTTCATGTAATAAAAAACTGTATTCAGTGGGCTATTTATCCTCTCAGTGGACAACTTACTCTACAGTTTTTCAGCTAATGTTTTTCTTACCTGCTCTGATGTATTTTTGTGCCATTTTGAACAGATAGTA belongs to Etheostoma spectabile isolate EspeVRDwgs_2016 chromosome 5, UIUC_Espe_1.0, whole genome shotgun sequence and includes:
- the slc6a4b gene encoding solute carrier family 6 member 4b; the encoded protein is MPRQDSAVMAGSLTRQGSPSPGYSSNNAAPVPAITQTDSRDKWSKKMDFLLSVIGFAVDLGNVWRFPYVCYQNGGGAFLIPYILMAIFGGVPLFYMELALGQFHRTGAISIWKHICPIFKGIGYAICIIALYVSFYYNTIIAWALFYFYSSFSTILPWTNCDNVWNTPDCTNYFGIDNVTWTNSSKSPAEEFYTRNVLEIHKSSGLRNVGGVRWQLMLCLFLIFTIVYFSLWKGVKTSGKVVWVTATLPYIVLFILLIRGATLPGAWRGVVFYLKPQWGKLLETSVWVDAAAQIFFSLGPGFGVLLALSSYNPFTNNCYRDAIVTSLVNCLTSFVSGFVIFTVLGYMAEMRKVEVEDVAKDKGPSLLFITYPEAIANMMGSTFFAIIFFVMMITLGLDSTFGGLEAIITAVLDEYPDHLAHRRELFVLGLVVVCFLGSLSTLTNGGAYVVKLLEEFGVGCSIIAVGFLEVIAVSWFYGIKRFSNDVQSMLGKSPGLFWKVCWVAISPAFLAYIIVSSLLKAPPLTLFDYKYPDWSITVGYMIGFSSFMWIPIYMVYKLVWTPGSLKQRLAVCLRPERTIPDIHADNLNMVIVP